TCTTCGTCGTCTGTCTCCAATAGGAAGTACTCATACTGGAATACGCTGCAGATGGAAGGGTCTCCGCCGAGCATCTTTTGCTCCTTGACGGTTGCCCTTCCCCCCGTGAATGCATCCATAATTTTTCTAGTCGCTACTTCAGGTTTGTCGACGAGGAATATGCACGTCTCGGGCATCGATGAGGACATCTTACCTCCTCTTCCAAGGCCTGGAAGGAACCTTGAGTGTATCTGAGCTGGCTTATAGAAACCTAATTTAGGGGCGACATCCCTGGCTATGCGCCAGTAGGGGTCCTGATCAATAGCTGCCGGGATGAGGGATGGAACGTTCTCTCCAGTAAGCAACGATTCCAAGAAGCAGGGTACTGCCTGCATGGCCGGGAAGAACTGTATCCCTATATTGGAGCTATCCGTGAAGCCGAAGACGGCTTTAGCCGTCGATCCGGTCACGTGCCTGGCTATACGGATGGCAGCATTATACATTAATTCCGCATTTCGCATATTCGAAATCATCACCGTATTCTTTTTATCGAAACCCACGGCTATCACATCTAGAGCATTCTCATAAGACAGCCTATAGGCCTCCCTGTGGTTCATACTAGGATTTATAAGGAATTTCTCATCATCTGTCAGCTGGAAATACAATTTCGCATGAAATTTGTCCTGAAGCCACTTGGTGAATATCCATGGGATGATATGGCCGATGTGCGTATCCCCCGAGGGGCCCCTCCCCGTGTATAACACGAACTTTATTCCCTCATCGTAGAGGTCGAGTATGTAGTCTAGATCCCTATGGGAGAAGAATACCCTCCTCGTCAGATGGAAATGTAGATCTCCCGTGTATCCCCGCAGCCTATCGAGCAGATCGTCCGTTATCAGTTGCGTCCCGAACTGATCCACCAATTTAGCATAATCTATTTCTCCTGAAACCTCCCAGGGGGTAACAGTCATTCCTTCATTTCCAGTCTCAGCCATCGCTTGGAACCACCTTCAAGCCTTTAATGCCCACTTTTCGGGGATTGAGTCTTAAAGAAAGGAATATAAGTTAATCGCATTTAAGCTCTAAACCTACTGGACGCCTTGGGGGTCATGGCACTGAGGCTACGGGAACAGGAGGGTAAAGTATTAAAAACGTTGGCTGAGATGAACGGCTCGGCGACCCTAAACGATATGGTGGAGAGAATCGGCTTGGAGAGCGCGGCGGTAATGAGGGCCTGTCTATCCCTATCAGAGAATAATTTACTAAGGATCGAGAAGAGACGGATAACCCTCATTAAACTAACGGATGAGGGATTGAAATACTCTGAGATCGGACTACCTGAACGAAGGATGAATCAAATCCTTAAAAAGCTGGGGGGGCGGGGGCGACTCGCCGAAGTAGCTGAGTTGGCTGGAGTGGATAGGGATCTGCGTATTGCCGCTGTTGGATGGCTGAAAAGGAAGGGGATGGCTGAACTAAAGAGGGAGGGTGACGAGATGCTCCTGGAATGGGTTGAGCCTCCCGAGGAGACCCCCGACGAGAAGCTCCTTAAAATATTACGGGAAAAAGGGCGTATAATAGGAGAAAGCTTGGATAATACGCTTAAAGATGCAGCTAATATTTTAGAGAGGAGGGGGCTTATAACTAAGAGTTCAAAGATGGAGTATAAGTTCACCCTTACCGAGGAAGGCGTAGAATCCCTATCAAAAGGGATAGAGGTCCAGAGAGAAGTCAGCCAACTAACCCCCCAACTGATCAAAGAAGGAGGATGGCGCAGAGTTTCCCTAAGACGCTATAATGTCGAGGCCCCTGTAGCTTTAACGTGGCCTGGTAAGAGACAGCCCTACAACGCTTTCCTCGATGAGCTGAAGATGAAGCTAATAGCATTAGGATTCAAGGAGATGGTGGGCCCTCTAGTTGAATTAATGTTCTTCAACTGCGACGCTCTCTACATGCCCCAGGACCACCCCGCAAGGGACATCCATGACATATATTTCGTTAGGAACCCCAAGTATGGATCCCTGAAACGCTACAGCAAGTACCTGATAAACGTCAAGAAAGCCCATGAAAACGGCTGGATCACGGGATCCACAGGATGGGGCTACACCTTCTCAACTAAGGAGTCGCGTAGGCTGATACTTAGAAGCCATGGCACAGCCGTAAGCGCTAGAACCCTTATAAAGAATGACCTGGAGATCCCCGGCAAATACTTTTCAATAGCGAGATGTTATAGACCTGAGGTTTCCGATAAAACTCATTTAACCGAATTTAACCAGGTGGAGGGTATAGTCCTGGGAGAGGGATTAACCTTGAGGAACTTATTGGGTGTCCTTGAGAAGTTTGCATTAGATATAGCTGAGGCGGACTCCGTAAAGTTTAGACCGGATTATTTCCCCTTCACAGAGCCGAGTGTAGAGCTCCTTGCATTCAAGAAGGGGTATGGCTGGATGGAGTTTGGGGGCTCTGGAATATTCAGGCCTGAACTCACGCTGCCATTAGGTATAAAGGTTCCAGTACTCGCCTGGGGCCTAGGGGTCGATAGACTCTACATGATGAAGGCCGGAGTGAACGACATCCGAAGTTTATTCACATATGATTTAGAATGGCTTAGGGGGAAGGGGG
This region of Candidatus Bathyarchaeota archaeon genomic DNA includes:
- a CDS encoding tryptophan--tRNA ligase is translated as MAETGNEGMTVTPWEVSGEIDYAKLVDQFGTQLITDDLLDRLRGYTGDLHFHLTRRVFFSHRDLDYILDLYDEGIKFVLYTGRGPSGDTHIGHIIPWIFTKWLQDKFHAKLYFQLTDDEKFLINPSMNHREAYRLSYENALDVIAVGFDKKNTVMISNMRNAELMYNAAIRIARHVTGSTAKAVFGFTDSSNIGIQFFPAMQAVPCFLESLLTGENVPSLIPAAIDQDPYWRIARDVAPKLGFYKPAQIHSRFLPGLGRGGKMSSSMPETCIFLVDKPEVATRKIMDAFTGGRATVKEQKMLGGDPSICSVFQYEYFLLETDDEELRGIEERCRRGELLCGEHKCMVAEKVIRFLKKHQENREKAKDVVQDIFLEGGEYLKSISDMRNVWPCP
- a CDS encoding phenylalanine--tRNA ligase subunit alpha; protein product: MALRLREQEGKVLKTLAEMNGSATLNDMVERIGLESAAVMRACLSLSENNLLRIEKRRITLIKLTDEGLKYSEIGLPERRMNQILKKLGGRGRLAEVAELAGVDRDLRIAAVGWLKRKGMAELKREGDEMLLEWVEPPEETPDEKLLKILREKGRIIGESLDNTLKDAANILERRGLITKSSKMEYKFTLTEEGVESLSKGIEVQREVSQLTPQLIKEGGWRRVSLRRYNVEAPVALTWPGKRQPYNAFLDELKMKLIALGFKEMVGPLVELMFFNCDALYMPQDHPARDIHDIYFVRNPKYGSLKRYSKYLINVKKAHENGWITGSTGWGYTFSTKESRRLILRSHGTAVSARTLIKNDLEIPGKYFSIARCYRPEVSDKTHLTEFNQVEGIVLGEGLTLRNLLGVLEKFALDIAEADSVKFRPDYFPFTEPSVELLAFKKGYGWMEFGGSGIFRPELTLPLGIKVPVLAWGLGVDRLYMMKAGVNDIRSLFTYDLEWLRGKGVI